The Setaria viridis chromosome 2, Setaria_viridis_v4.0, whole genome shotgun sequence DNA window TACACTGGACGCTGCAAACTTCACTAAAGAAAAGAACTCCAACAACGCCAAACTTTCAAATtgattttaaaaaaactttcaaTTTGGGACATAACTCATGCACGACTCAGCTTTTACCCAATATTACGAGACATCACTCATGATATTAGCCGACCTTATTTTGATGTGGATTCTTCTTACGACATGAATTTGCGTGTAGATCAGCATGTTTTTACCCTTCTGTATGCCTTCAGAACTCTGAGCTCGAGTAAGTTGACATCTTCCTGAAGTCCAGGATAGAGCAAAACATAGCTTATGTCTCTCTAAACTCTGTTGCCATTCTACATTTCTATTCTCTAAACATACCGTGTAATAGatgcatttctttctttcttgctcCTGTTCGTGTTTATTTATTTCACTATTTGCCTATCAGCCTTATGTTATGCTAGCTACTTTTGCCCGTCCTGTGAATGTTGACCTGCATGGCTTCATTTTTCAAATTTCTTCCATTTGACAGAGAAAGCAAGAATCGAGGCACAGGTAAAGGCTGCTGAAGCTGCTGCACAACTAAAGCTAGAGGAAGAAATGAGGATGAAGCGCGAGAAGGAAAGAAAGGCTGCACGACTGGCACTGCACATGGTACTTCCTGCTTGCCATTTCCTTACCAGAATAATTCTATGCTTGATCCGGCACTATGGTTATTCAAGCTGTTCTCTTTGGCCTGTAGATGAAGAAGACCGTTGATATTGACAATAGTGACTTTCTGAAGGACCTGGAGAACTTGTGCCAAAAGTGGCAGTTGAATCCTCCAAGCAAATTGATCGTAGATTTTGTCCATGGGATTGAGTTGCCAGAGGGCTTAGGGAGCCCACTGGAGGCACTTGGCCTGTTCATAAAGAAAGATCTTGAGGAAGAGGTTGAACAAGAACTGGAGGACAGTTTGTCAACCTCCCTGAATGCCGATGTCGAGGAAGGAGAGATCAGCTGCTGTCAATAGCATACCTTTATCCAGACTGTTAACCTGGGATTGTAAGATTATGTGTGTGCTATGTAATCTATTCCGCCTCCATGCAACATCATAAGCGGAGCAAAATTGGTGTCAGTTCATGTGGTCTGATGTGTCATCTAACCTAGTTGCCCCAGAATGTCTCTGTCGGGAGTAGAATAATTTGGGCATCGCCATCAGTTTTGTGGTTGTCATGTGCCACTGTATGTTTTAGGTGGTCATAGGCTATTCACAGGAAGCTCTTGATTGGActttctaaaaaaagaaaaaaaaatagagagataTCAGTGTATATTGTAGTTATATGGTGTTACCTGTTAAGCCGGATGTTTGACATTCGTATTGCTCTTTTCCCCCGTTCTGCGCCCATTATGAATCTGAAGTTGCCCAGAGGTGCCGTTTATGAATTAGTGATGTGCTAGCTTGCAGCAAGACAAATAGGAAATAGTATTTgcagaataaaaagagagtttTTCTGTGGTTAAGCAAGTATATTTTTATGTCCTAAATTTGTGACATCAAATTCACTGAAGTTGGTTACTCAAAAAAAATCACTAAAGTTtcatatataattatatatcttTAGAATTATAATATTAGTTCTGTAAACATTAATCAATAGATTTATTAGCATCCATGCGGGTGTcgtcgcaaaaaaaaaacattcgaGTGAATCGTAAACTTGCACTTTGCAAAGAGATTACTAGGATTGTTTTTGGTATTACGATACCAGAAAGCAAGCATCCAATGTAGTTTAGTGGTGAGAATTCCATGTTGTGGCCGTGGAGACCTGGGCACGGATCCCAGCAGCCAtagttaagttttttttttctttgttgtaAAGCATTTTGACAGATTACATGTTTATGATGTCGTGGGCTCGAATCGCGGCAGTCAGTGTACAGACATCGACAAAAGGAACTTTTGAAGCACCTGCACCCTGGATTTAACAAAATACGGAGATCAAATATACGACGTCCATTAACAGTTCTCTGCTAAAACCAGTTGATGCAAAATCTGGTCCGATGcaccccttttttttcttttgttttttcactTCTCGATGCTGTAGCTGTTACATTCACGATCATGTGTGTTCTTGTGTTTTGCATGCGGCATAGTACAGGCTACATTACCTCATGAATTAGCAAGGCTATTGTACAGGTGATTTCAGCCTAGCAACGCAgtacactgctaaagtttagtactccctccgttcttttttatttgacgTTGCTTAGCTCAAATTTGAGCTAACCAGCGTCATGTAAAtcagaacagagggagtagtttacTCGAGGTTTTATCTACAAACCCATTTTTCTGGGCCTCAGATATGTTGCGCCCTTCTTCAGACCAGGCATAgcaacctgctgctgctgcttagCTCTCTTCTCccgctccttctccttctcaattCGCGCCGCCTCGGCTTGCTCCTGCCTCAGCTTCTCCATCTCTTCCTCCATTGCCGTCTTCTCTtccttctgcctcttcttgtgGTCCAGAAGGGAAGTGTCTGTCTCCTTCACTGAGAAAAACATGGGACCCATCTCCGCTAGCCATTGCGGGTCAACCGCGGTAACGCACTGCATGTACTCCTTGGTGGTCAGGACAAGCTCGTGGTAGACGACGTAGTCTGGAGTGTAGCCGAGGCCGTAGAGTGCACTGCTGGGGTGCAGATGGCAAGGCATCCCGTTCCGGCAGTTGACATACTCCCCGACACCCTTCAATCGGGCAGAGTTGTGGAAGTAAGCAGAGCAGATAGCTTTCCTCACCACGTCCCATTCCATATGGCATGATGTAAGGGGGATCTTCAGGGTTTTCAGTATGTCCAGCAGCTGAGATCTCACTTCCCGAGCCTTACGGAGACCCTTGACATGGAGGAAGTGATCATTGCACCAGTCTCCTCGGTATTGGTTAGACTTCCACTGAAGATACACGTTCAGGAGTGTCAGGTGGTCGGACTCAGGGACAAAGAACTTCTCCCGTGCTGCATCACTCTCCTCTGCTCGATCTTTGGGCCGGAAAAAAACCGAGGGTACCGATAGCATGGAAACAATGGTCAGCACCTCATCAAGGCACCCTAGCTGCTCTCCCATGAGAAGCATCTTTGCTAGAGTCGGGTCCAATGGGAACTCCACCATCTTCCAGCCAATTTCTGTAAGGCCACCAACATTGTTCAAGGCTCCTAATACCCAGAGTTGATACATGGAGTTGAGGATATTCTCCTGGGGAGGAGGGTCCATGAAATCAAAATCAAGCAAGTTTTCAACTCTCAGAGATTTCAGTAAAAGCACCACATTCCCCAGGTTGGTCCTTTGGATCTCTGGCACAGGGTTAGGGAGCATCTCATTCTGGTAGGCTGATTCTGTGAACAGCCTATAGCAGGTGCCAGGGCCAGTTCTTCCTGCTCGACCCGCACGCTGGTCAGCAGCTGCCCGACTGACAGGGAAAACCTGGAGGGCATCCATACCCATCCGTGGGTTGTACACCTTCATCTTCCCATATCCAGTATCGATGACGTAGAAGATACCATCCACTGTCAATGAGGTCTCAGCAATATTGGTAGCAACTATACATTTGCGAGCACCCTCTTCAGCCTTCTGAAAGATCTTGGCTTGCAAGTCAGCTGGCAACTGCGAGTAGATCGGCAGAATCTCCAGCTTAGGCACAGTCTTGGTGGACGATGATATCAGCTGCTCCATGCGTTCAGCAAGAGCATAGCAGGTAGCCTCGATTTCCTCCTGCCCAGTCATGAAAATGAGAATATCACCAGGGCCACTGGTGATGTGGATAGTCATTGCCTGCTTCACTGCCCCTTCCACATAGTCCTCGCATGGCGTTTTGCTGAACATAATGTTAACTGGGAACGTCCGGCCTGGGATATGGAATACCGGCACGCTGCAAAGAAAGGAGAGAGTTAGCAAGCTTGCACAGGTAAGCATGGCAAAGATTTTACTTGGAATAAAGATACCTATCAGGTTATCTTACCCTCCAAAgaacttggagaacttgtctgCATTTAGGGTTGCAGATGTGACGATTAGTTTAAAATCCCGTCTGCGTGCAACAACCTTCTTCAATATACCAAATAAAACATCAGTGTTGAGTGACCTCTCATGTGCTTCATCCATGACGATAACACTACAAAAGAAAGGCGAGGGGGGGAAAAAGCTTTAGTATGGCAAGTCATATTAAAACTATCTGATATCCCATGCTCTATCAAATACTGAGAAAGGAAGGGAGAAGTTAGCAACATACCGATACTTGTCAAGGTCAGCATCTTTCAAGGTTTCACGGAGCAGCACTCCATCTGTCATATACTGCAAATGGGCGAACAAATTAACTTTGTTATTTGTCAGGAAGGTAGGAAAGCCGTACTAAGCAACTAAAACTTGACCAAAGTTGAAGTAATTTAATTTACAATGTAAATCTGGCCCAAGTTTCAGCCAAGTGGTCAGATGTGATGACAAAGCCAGCaattaattttgctatttgTCAGGAAGGCAGAAAAAAACATACTAAGCAACTAAAACTTGACCAAAGTTAGTGTGACTTAATTTACAATGTAAATCAGGCCCAAGTTTCAGCCAAGTGGTCAGATGTGATCACAAATGATAGTGCTTTGCCTATAAGACCTATAATTAGCCCTCCTACAAGGCTATATTCGAGCAGAAACACATGCAGTACCTAAAGTCCTAAACACGTAATAACAATAAAGAACACTAAACCCTGAGATAGAAGGACAAAGGTCTAAATGTGCTTGAACTTCAGCCTATAAACAAAGAAAGTCACTAGCAGTTTACCTTTATTATAGTGTTTGGACCAGTGACATCCTCAAATCGTATGGCGTATCCAACTTTATCTCCCAGCTCAGTCTCCATTTCCTCACTGACTCGCTTAGCAACACTCATGGCAGCCACACGCCTTGGTTGGGTACAACCAACAACTCCTGTGGTAGTATATCCATCCTCATGCAGATACTGAGTTAGTTGAGTAGTCTTCCCAGAACCAGTTTCACCAACAACCACAACTACTTGATTTTCACGCACAACCTGCCCAATAACATGAATAAGACTAGGTTATTAACAAACTGGGCTACTACATTTCAAAGAAACTAAATATAAAAATTGAAGTATTCGCCTCAAGCATGGCATATGCACAAGGAATCCAAAAGGATGTTTAATATAAAATTATCAGAGTTGTCATTTCTCCTTATGCATTGGTGTTTCCTCATTCACCAAAGGCATAGCTCAAAATTTCAATCCTTTTGGATGTTGAACCTTTACAGTATACAGAACATATGGTACAGATTTCAGATGCACTAAATTCCATGAAGTAGACGAAAGTAAGATGAAAATCACAACACAACTAAAAAGCTCGTGATAAATTTACAAACCCAAGTACAAACCTGTAGCAGATCATCCCGGACAGTAAATATGGGAAGATACTGTCTTTGTTGAGCAAGAGATTTTGATTTGGCAAAATCACTGACAGCTTCTACTTTTTCCTTCATATGTTGAGAAAACTTTGCTTCTTCTTTAAAATTAATCTCTCCTTGGTCACCAACAACAGCAGTATCTGCATCAACCTGAATTTTAAAAGGTGGGTAAGATAAAGGATATGGAACTGTATTTTCAGAACACATATACAATGTGGAAATAAGCTACCTGTTCAGCCGTTTTCTCAACACCCAAGATGTTCCCAAGCTTAGATCCAGCAAGCTCCCAAAATCGTTGCCTTGATTTATTCATGCTCTGCTTTTCACGGATTTCCCTAACCAGAGTAGAACCTTTGCGTGAAATAATAGCCATATCGGATGTAGGATCCTTCAGCGGCATTACAGGTTCTGCTTGTTTTGTAAATACAACTCGTCCATCCAGGAACGGAGGCTTTGTGTCTGCCAAAAATTAAGTCGTTAGCTTCTCAACTTCAACTGCATCAGGATACTGTAAATAGGCAGGAAGCCTTGTCCACAAGTAAAAGAATAATATGTTAACACACATGTTACtttatctttctttcttatGTAGTACAGATAATGGCATGAGGGCCCCAGATTACGATAGTATTAACTTTCCGGTTGACATAAAATTGGAAAATGTGTTTACATTCATGTTGGAAAATGTGTTTCCAACATGCTTAATGTTTTTCACAGGAATTGTTTACATTCATGAAATCTTCCATGTAACCAAGGGATGATTTCTAACATAGTAACATGTGTGGTGTGATTAAGAAGCTTACTGAATCACAAATCTCAAACAACTAGAAGGAAGCCTTGATAGGCAAATAACATACCATGCACAAGAAGTATTACTTTCcgctcatcctcatcatcaaattcaGTCTGGACTTCTGTTCCTTTAACAGCTCCAGATCTCAACAATTGTCTATCCTCCCACTGAGCATTATCAGCAGTCATCTGTGACATCTTTTTGCTTTGAGCAAGGGTCATCAGACTACCATCTCTGCGAGTCTGCAACAAAGAGAAATAGCTGTCAAAAACAGAGTACAAGTGCATAGCACATACCGTAAAAGTTAAGGCAACAAAACTACAATCTTTACTGGAACAATTGAAATATTGGGGAAAAAATCTTGGATTAGCGTTCAATTTCTGCACGCACAGTTTGGCTACACTGAAAGTAGTTATATCAAATTATGACCCATACAATAAGATGAATACAATTTCCAGTGATGGTGCACCTCATATGCTATCAATCTCATCAGGATCATGAATTCAGTAGGGGTAAAACCCAATATGTTGCTAGAAGATAGGAAGTCGAAGAATAAGACCAAGGAAAACAAAGCATGTGTCTAGGATGATTGTATTGTTATTGCCTACTATCAGTTTTTGCTGGCATTTCGCTAGTAGAATATCAGGTGGCTACATGAAATGTGAAGCCAAAGTACAGGGCAATTTCAGTAGGCCCAAATCTAGCTAGAAGCACGGCATCTGTTCTCTTTATCTATTTACCATCAATGTTCACATCTTCACAGTTCTATAGTGATAAGCCCGACTCATAAAGATTAAAGGGCCAGAACTATGAGGGTTACGATGAAGACTTGGGAGTACCATATAGGTAAACAAAAAAGGAACTTACCAGCTTCTTCGGCATCTCTGCTTCCTTCTTTTTGTATGAACTGTCATCATGATACATAGCATTATCACCATCGAACATGGTGGTGTGTTCTTCACAGTCATACCTGAAGAATTTGCAAAGGTTAGAGGAGTGGTTAATTATATTTGGTATTCTATGACCACTAGAACAGTGAAGAAAGCACGCTAAGGTACAATAAATTGGGATTGTGTGCTAAATACAAATAGAAAATGTTCACAATTGATTTCAATATGTAAACTAATAATTATATAAAAAGTATACTTTGCCACTAGCAGTTTGGAAGCAAACATTGCAACATGCAGAAACGGAAAGCTTTTGCTTATATGCTTTTGTGCCAACAAAGATCATACAGCACCTGTAACATTGACCTTCTGTAAAAAAAACTAAGCAATGTTTATAAGGAAAATTACCATGCACGATCAGCATTATAATCCATCTCTTGCATCATTTCCTCGGTTAGCTCATGGTTCCTATCAGGATTTGAGGGGCTTCTATCAGCATCGATGACCTGGGATAACAAGGTAGCAGTTATAGACTTGTAGCTTATGATAATGTTGAGGAAATAAAAGG harbors:
- the LOC117843377 gene encoding pre-mRNA-splicing factor ATP-dependent RNA helicase DEAH7, which produces MEGNGNGNGNGEVDLDATMTTLGPEDNTAQGLILPSKVMYRPQTGKSVLGLDDLARRKRGSEGSNVFKPPPPKVAVAVDSVDEDEKPAPGENDTTSLSTAGRSNSSRRYRGSGSDDKTSSNVADEDERIPTPSRRDEARRQEAHISRSSQGSRAHDTPRSYDYYDDRGSRDNRGDHERSASIGYSSSGRRRYHDDRESHTRRDERERSTSIDYANKRSRHGHGSRSSRTPARSDWDDGRWEWEDTPRRDYRDDRPGSRRQHPTRSPMLAAASPDARLVSPWLGGNTPRSAASPWDNVSPSPAPIRASGSSKGSSYSGSGGRSHQLTFSSTTGSSVIDADRSPSNPDRNHELTEEMMQEMDYNADRAWYDCEEHTTMFDGDNAMYHDDSSYKKKEAEMPKKLTRRDGSLMTLAQSKKMSQMTADNAQWEDRQLLRSGAVKGTEVQTEFDDEDERKVILLVHDTKPPFLDGRVVFTKQAEPVMPLKDPTSDMAIISRKGSTLVREIREKQSMNKSRQRFWELAGSKLGNILGVEKTAEQVDADTAVVGDQGEINFKEEAKFSQHMKEKVEAVSDFAKSKSLAQQRQYLPIFTVRDDLLQVVRENQVVVVVGETGSGKTTQLTQYLHEDGYTTTGVVGCTQPRRVAAMSVAKRVSEEMETELGDKVGYAIRFEDVTGPNTIIKYMTDGVLLRETLKDADLDKYRVIVMDEAHERSLNTDVLFGILKKVVARRRDFKLIVTSATLNADKFSKFFGGVPVFHIPGRTFPVNIMFSKTPCEDYVEGAVKQAMTIHITSGPGDILIFMTGQEEIEATCYALAERMEQLISSSTKTVPKLEILPIYSQLPADLQAKIFQKAEEGARKCIVATNIAETSLTVDGIFYVIDTGYGKMKVYNPRMGMDALQVFPVSRAAADQRAGRAGRTGPGTCYRLFTESAYQNEMLPNPVPEIQRTNLGNVVLLLKSLRVENLLDFDFMDPPPQENILNSMYQLWVLGALNNVGGLTEIGWKMVEFPLDPTLAKMLLMGEQLGCLDEVLTIVSMLSVPSVFFRPKDRAEESDAAREKFFVPESDHLTLLNVYLQWKSNQYRGDWCNDHFLHVKGLRKAREVRSQLLDILKTLKIPLTSCHMEWDVVRKAICSAYFHNSARLKGVGEYVNCRNGMPCHLHPSSALYGLGYTPDYVVYHELVLTTKEYMQCVTAVDPQWLAEMGPMFFSVKETDTSLLDHKKRQKEEKTAMEEEMEKLRQEQAEAARIEKEKEREKRAKQQQQVAMPGLKKGATYLRPRKMGL